The following DNA comes from Corynebacterium urogenitale.
ACAGTGATCTCTGCATAGTTCATTTCAGTAGCAATCTGTCGGTTTGTCATGCCTTTTTGTATGCAGATAACGATTTTCTCTTGCTCAGCGGATAGAGACAAAGTTCGGTTGAGCTGTGGATGGTTGAGTACGGTGCGGGCAATGACCCGAGAGACGCATCCAGGTGAAAGTGATGTTTCTCCTTTAAGAGTTGTACGTATGCTCGTAATAATTTCTTGAGGTGACTGACCTTTGATTATATATCCCACTGCGCCCAAGCTGAGGCACTTGAGCATAGTTTCATCGGTGTCGAAGGCGGTCATGGCGACGAATAGGGGCGGATGTTCAAGGTCTTGGATGTGTTGGAGTAGTTCAATACCGTCGATATCCGGCATGCGAACATCAGAGAGGACAATGTCGCAGGTGTTGGTGTCTAGCCAGGTGAGTGCTTGCCTACCAGTTTTGACCGTGGCAGATACCCCTAGGTCGTCGGTGGTTGAAAAATATACGGGGAAGGTATCGAGGATGGTGGGGTCATCATCGACCAGAAGGATGCGCGTGGTCATTTCTTACACCACGGCAAGTGTGGATTCTTGGAGCAGCTTAACCAGTCGGTGACGCCGAAAGGTGTTAAAACGTTGGATTCGTTTGTCGGCGGGGTAACGCTGATAGGAGTCAGTGGTAGGAACACACTAATAGCTATAAATGCGATGGCTTTGTTCATGTATCTATTCGTAGACTATAGCTATCTTCACGGGAAGGGAAGGTAGGCGACTGTGACCCATTCTTGATCATTGGA
Coding sequences within:
- a CDS encoding response regulator transcription factor produces the protein MTTRILLVDDDPTILDTFPVYFSTTDDLGVSATVKTGRQALTWLDTNTCDIVLSDVRMPDIDGIELLQHIQDLEHPPLFVAMTAFDTDETMLKCLSLGAVGYIIKGQSPQEIITSIRTTLKGETSLSPGCVSRVIARTVLNHPQLNRTLSLSAEQEKIVICIQKGMTNRQIATEMNYAEITVKKKISHLLREYNFNGRAELAANFTILRDRPPSRHT